Proteins from a single region of Symphalangus syndactylus isolate Jambi chromosome 12, NHGRI_mSymSyn1-v2.1_pri, whole genome shotgun sequence:
- the IPO13 gene encoding importin-13 isoform X2: protein MERREEQPGAAGAGAAPALDFTVENVEKALHQLYYDPNIENKNLAQKWLMQAQVSPQAWHFSWQLLQPDKVPEIQYFGASALHIKISRYWSDIPTDQYESLKAQLFTQITHFASGSKIVLTRLCVALASLALSMMPDAWPCAVADMVRLFQAEDSPVDGQGRCLALLELLTVLPEEFQTSRLPQYRKGLVRTSLAVECGAVFPLLEQLLQQPSSPSCVRQKVLKCFSSWVQLEVPLQDCEALIQAAFAALQDSELFDSSVEAIVNAISQPDAQRYVNTLLKLIPLVLGLQEQLRQAVQNGDMETSHGICRIAVALGENHSRALLDQVEHWQSFLALVNMIMFCTGIPGHYPVNETTSSLTLTFWYTLQDDILSFEAEKQAVYQQVYRPVYFQLVDVLLHKAQFPSDEEYGFWSSDEKEQFRIYRVDISDTLMYVYEMLGAELLSNLYDKLGRLLTSSEEPYSWQHTEALLYGFQSIAETIDVNYSDVVPGLIGLIPRISISNVQLADTVMFTIGALSEWLADHPVMINSVLPLVLHALGNPELSVSSVSTLKKICRECKYDLPPYAANIVAVSQDVLMKQIHKTSQCMWLMQALGFLLSALQVEEILKNLHSLISPYIQQLEKLAEEIPNPSNKLAIVHILGLLSNLFTTLDISHHEDDHEGPELRKLPVPQGPNPVVVVLQQVFQLIQKVLSKWLNDAQVVEAVCAIFEKSVKTLLDDFAPMVPQLCEMLGRMYSTIPQASALDLTRQLVHIFAHEPAHFPPIEALFLLVTSVTLTLFQQGPRDHPDIVDSFMQLLAQALKRKPDLFLCERLDVKAVFQCAVLALKFPEAPTVKASCGFFAIGGQASRSLMDCFADILFALNKHCFSLLSMWIKEALQPPGFPSARLSPEQKDTFSQQILRERVNKRRVKEMVKEFTLLCRGLHGTDYTADY, encoded by the exons ATGGAGCGGCGGGAGGAGCAGCCGGGGGCTGCAGGGGCTGGAGCAGCACCAGCCTTGGACTTCACTGTGGAGAACGTGGAGAAG GCGCTGCACCAGCTCTACTATGATCCCAACATTGAGAACAAGAACCTGGCTCAGAAGTGGCTGATGCAGGCCCAGGTGTCCCCGCAGGCCTGGCACTTCAGCTGGCAGCTACTGCAGCCCGACAAGGTACCAGAGATCCAGTACTTCGGGGCCAGTGCTCTTCACATCAAGATCTCTCGCTACTGGAGTGACATCCCCACTGACCAGTATGAAAGCCTAAAGGCACAGCTCTTCACCCAGATCACCCACTTTGCCAGTGGCTCCAAGATTGTACTGACTCGGCTGTGCGTGGCACTGGCCTCACTGGCTCTCAGCATGATGCCTGACGCTTGGCCATGTGCTGTGGCAGATATGGTACGACTCTTCCAGGCTGAGGACTCGCCGGTGGATGGGCAGGGCCGCTGCCTAGCCCTGCTAGAGCTGCTGACAGTGCTGCctgaggagttccagaccagtcgcCTACCCCAGTACCGCAAAGGCCTGGTGCGGACCAGCCTGGCGGTGGAATGTGGGGCTGTCTTCCCACTGCTGGAGCAGCTGCTACAGCAGCCCAGCTCACCCAGCTGTGTGCGTCAGAAGGTGCTCAAGTGTTTCTCCAGCTGGGTGCAGCTGGAGGTGCCACTGCAGGACTGTGAGGCGCTCATTCAGGCTGCCTTCGCTGCTCTGCAGGACTCGGAGCTCTTCGACAGCAGTGTGGAGGCCATTGTGAATGCCATCTCACAGCCTGATGCCCAGAG GTACGTGAACACACTCCTGAAACTCATCCCGCTGGTGCTGGGTCTGCAGGAACAACTGCGGCAGGCAGTGCAGAATGGGGACATGGAGACCTCCCATGGCATCTGTCGCATCGCTGTGGCCCTGGGCGAGAACCACTCCCG GGCCTTGCTGGACCAAGTAGAGCACTGGCAGAGTTTCCTGGCGCTCGTCAACATGATTATGTTCTGCACAGGCATCCCTGGCCACTATCCTGTCAATGAGACCACCAGCTCCCTAACCCTCACCTTCTGGTACACGCTGCAG GATGATATTCTATCCTTTGAGGCAGAGAAGCAGGCTGTATACCAGCAGGTGTACCGGCCAGTCTACTTCCAGCTGGTGGATGTGCTTCTGCACAAGGCCCAGTTCCCTTCTGATGAGGAATATGGATTCTGGTCCTCAGACgagaaggagcagttccgaattTACAG GGTGGACATCTCAGACACGCTCATGTATGTCTATGAGATGTTGGGGGCCGAGCTGCTCAGCAACCTCTATGACAAGCTGGGTCGTTTGCTCACCAGCTCAGAAGAGCCCTACTCCTGGCAG CACACAGAGGCCCTCCTCTACGGCTTCCAATCCATCGCAGAGACCATTGACGTCAACTATTCTGATGTGGTGCCTGGGCTCATTGGCCTCATCCCACGGATCAGCATCAGCAACGTGCAGCTGGCAGACACTGTCATGTTCACCATTG gAGCTCTGTCTGAATGGCTGGCTGACCACCCCGTCATGATCAACAGTGTTCTGCCCCTGGTACTGCATGCCCTAGGCAATCCTGAGCTCTCTGTCTCTTCTGTGTCCACCCTCAAGAAGATCTGCCGAGAGTGCAAGTACGACCTGCCTCCCTATGCTGCCAACATTGTGGCTGTGTCCCAG GATGTGCTGATGAAACAGATCCACAAG ACAAGCCAGTGCATGTGGCTGATGCAGGCGCTGGGCTTCCTGCTGTCAGCTCTTCAAGTGGAGGAGATCCTTAAGAACCTGCACTCGCTTATCTCACCCTATATCCAGCAACTGGAGAAGCTGGCAGAGgagata CCCAATCCCTCCAACAAGCTGGCCATTGTTCACATCTTGGGGCTTCTCTCCAACCTCTTCACCACACTGGACATCAGTCATCATGAGGATGATCATGAAGGCCCTGAGCTTCGGAAGCTGCCAGTGCCACAGGGACCCAACCCC gtggtggtggtgctgcaGCAGGTCTTCCAGCTTATCCAGAAGGTGCTGAGCAAATGGTTGAATGATGCCCAGGTTGTGGAG GCGGTGTGCGCTATCTTtgagaagtctgttaagacactGCTGGATGACTTTGCCCCCATGGTGCCACAGCTGTGTGAGATGCTGGGTCGGATGTACAGCACCATCCCCCAGGCCTCTGCTCTTGACCTCACTCGACAG CTGGTCCACATCTTTGCTCATGAGCCTGCCCACTTTCCCCCAATTGAGGCCCTCTTCCTGCTCGTCACCTCCGTCACACTCACTCTCTTCCAGCAAG ggcCCAGGGATCATCCTGATATTGTTGATTCATTTATGCAACTCCTGGCACAG GCTCTGAAGCGGAAGCCAGATTTGTTCCTGTGTGAACGATTGGATGTCAAAGCTGTGTTCCAGTGTG CTGTGCTGGCCCTCAAGTTCCCTGAGGCACCTACTGTCAAGGCCTCCTGTGGCTTCTTT GCCATTGGGGGCCAGGCCTCCCGCAGCCTCATGGACTGCTTTGCCGACATCCTGTTCGCCCTGAACAAgcactgcttcagcctcctgagcatgtGGATCAAGGAGGCCCTGCAGCCACCTGGTTTCccctctgcccgcctcagccctgAACAGAAGGATACCTTCAGCCAGCAGATCCTTCG cGAGCGAGTGAACAAGAGGCGGGTGAAGGAGATGGTGAAGGAGTTCACACTGCTGTGCCGGGGTCTCCATGGCACAGATTACACAGCTGACTACTGA
- the IPO13 gene encoding importin-13 isoform X1: MERREEQPGAAGAGAAPALDFTVENVEKALHQLYYDPNIENKNLAQKWLMQAQVSPQAWHFSWQLLQPDKVPEIQYFGASALHIKISRYWSDIPTDQYESLKAQLFTQITHFASGSKIVLTRLCVALASLALSMMPDAWPCAVADMVRLFQAEDSPVDGQGRCLALLELLTVLPEEFQTSRLPQYRKGLVRTSLAVECGAVFPLLEQLLQQPSSPSCVRQKVLKCFSSWVQLEVPLQDCEALIQAAFAALQDSELFDSSVEAIVNAISQPDAQRYVNTLLKLIPLVLGLQEQLRQAVQNGDMETSHGICRIAVALGENHSRALLDQVEHWQSFLALVNMIMFCTGIPGHYPVNETTSSLTLTFWYTLQDDILSFEAEKQAVYQQVYRPVYFQLVDVLLHKAQFPSDEEYGFWSSDEKEQFRIYRVDISDTLMYVYEMLGAELLSNLYDKLGRLLTSSEEPYSWQHTEALLYGFQSIAETIDVNYSDVVPGLIGLIPRISISNVQLADTVMFTIGALSEWLADHPVMINSVLPLVLHALGNPELSVSSVSTLKKICRECKYDLPPYAANIVAVSQDVLMKQIHKTSQCMWLMQALGFLLSALQVEEILKNLHSLISPYIQQLEKLAEEIPNPSNKLAIVHILGLLSNLFTTLDISHHEDDHEGPELRKLPVPQGPNPVVVVLQQVFQLIQKVLSKWLNDAQVVEAVCAIFEKSVKTLLDDFAPMVPQLCEMLGRMYSTIPQASALDLTRQLVHIFAHEPAHFPPIEALFLLVTSVTLTLFQQGPRDHPDIVDSFMQLLAQALKRKPDLFLCERLDVKAVFQCAVLALKFPEAPTVKASCGFFTELLPRCGEVESVGKVVQEDGRMLLIAVLEAIGGQASRSLMDCFADILFALNKHCFSLLSMWIKEALQPPGFPSARLSPEQKDTFSQQILRERVNKRRVKEMVKEFTLLCRGLHGTDYTADY; the protein is encoded by the exons ATGGAGCGGCGGGAGGAGCAGCCGGGGGCTGCAGGGGCTGGAGCAGCACCAGCCTTGGACTTCACTGTGGAGAACGTGGAGAAG GCGCTGCACCAGCTCTACTATGATCCCAACATTGAGAACAAGAACCTGGCTCAGAAGTGGCTGATGCAGGCCCAGGTGTCCCCGCAGGCCTGGCACTTCAGCTGGCAGCTACTGCAGCCCGACAAGGTACCAGAGATCCAGTACTTCGGGGCCAGTGCTCTTCACATCAAGATCTCTCGCTACTGGAGTGACATCCCCACTGACCAGTATGAAAGCCTAAAGGCACAGCTCTTCACCCAGATCACCCACTTTGCCAGTGGCTCCAAGATTGTACTGACTCGGCTGTGCGTGGCACTGGCCTCACTGGCTCTCAGCATGATGCCTGACGCTTGGCCATGTGCTGTGGCAGATATGGTACGACTCTTCCAGGCTGAGGACTCGCCGGTGGATGGGCAGGGCCGCTGCCTAGCCCTGCTAGAGCTGCTGACAGTGCTGCctgaggagttccagaccagtcgcCTACCCCAGTACCGCAAAGGCCTGGTGCGGACCAGCCTGGCGGTGGAATGTGGGGCTGTCTTCCCACTGCTGGAGCAGCTGCTACAGCAGCCCAGCTCACCCAGCTGTGTGCGTCAGAAGGTGCTCAAGTGTTTCTCCAGCTGGGTGCAGCTGGAGGTGCCACTGCAGGACTGTGAGGCGCTCATTCAGGCTGCCTTCGCTGCTCTGCAGGACTCGGAGCTCTTCGACAGCAGTGTGGAGGCCATTGTGAATGCCATCTCACAGCCTGATGCCCAGAG GTACGTGAACACACTCCTGAAACTCATCCCGCTGGTGCTGGGTCTGCAGGAACAACTGCGGCAGGCAGTGCAGAATGGGGACATGGAGACCTCCCATGGCATCTGTCGCATCGCTGTGGCCCTGGGCGAGAACCACTCCCG GGCCTTGCTGGACCAAGTAGAGCACTGGCAGAGTTTCCTGGCGCTCGTCAACATGATTATGTTCTGCACAGGCATCCCTGGCCACTATCCTGTCAATGAGACCACCAGCTCCCTAACCCTCACCTTCTGGTACACGCTGCAG GATGATATTCTATCCTTTGAGGCAGAGAAGCAGGCTGTATACCAGCAGGTGTACCGGCCAGTCTACTTCCAGCTGGTGGATGTGCTTCTGCACAAGGCCCAGTTCCCTTCTGATGAGGAATATGGATTCTGGTCCTCAGACgagaaggagcagttccgaattTACAG GGTGGACATCTCAGACACGCTCATGTATGTCTATGAGATGTTGGGGGCCGAGCTGCTCAGCAACCTCTATGACAAGCTGGGTCGTTTGCTCACCAGCTCAGAAGAGCCCTACTCCTGGCAG CACACAGAGGCCCTCCTCTACGGCTTCCAATCCATCGCAGAGACCATTGACGTCAACTATTCTGATGTGGTGCCTGGGCTCATTGGCCTCATCCCACGGATCAGCATCAGCAACGTGCAGCTGGCAGACACTGTCATGTTCACCATTG gAGCTCTGTCTGAATGGCTGGCTGACCACCCCGTCATGATCAACAGTGTTCTGCCCCTGGTACTGCATGCCCTAGGCAATCCTGAGCTCTCTGTCTCTTCTGTGTCCACCCTCAAGAAGATCTGCCGAGAGTGCAAGTACGACCTGCCTCCCTATGCTGCCAACATTGTGGCTGTGTCCCAG GATGTGCTGATGAAACAGATCCACAAG ACAAGCCAGTGCATGTGGCTGATGCAGGCGCTGGGCTTCCTGCTGTCAGCTCTTCAAGTGGAGGAGATCCTTAAGAACCTGCACTCGCTTATCTCACCCTATATCCAGCAACTGGAGAAGCTGGCAGAGgagata CCCAATCCCTCCAACAAGCTGGCCATTGTTCACATCTTGGGGCTTCTCTCCAACCTCTTCACCACACTGGACATCAGTCATCATGAGGATGATCATGAAGGCCCTGAGCTTCGGAAGCTGCCAGTGCCACAGGGACCCAACCCC gtggtggtggtgctgcaGCAGGTCTTCCAGCTTATCCAGAAGGTGCTGAGCAAATGGTTGAATGATGCCCAGGTTGTGGAG GCGGTGTGCGCTATCTTtgagaagtctgttaagacactGCTGGATGACTTTGCCCCCATGGTGCCACAGCTGTGTGAGATGCTGGGTCGGATGTACAGCACCATCCCCCAGGCCTCTGCTCTTGACCTCACTCGACAG CTGGTCCACATCTTTGCTCATGAGCCTGCCCACTTTCCCCCAATTGAGGCCCTCTTCCTGCTCGTCACCTCCGTCACACTCACTCTCTTCCAGCAAG ggcCCAGGGATCATCCTGATATTGTTGATTCATTTATGCAACTCCTGGCACAG GCTCTGAAGCGGAAGCCAGATTTGTTCCTGTGTGAACGATTGGATGTCAAAGCTGTGTTCCAGTGTG CTGTGCTGGCCCTCAAGTTCCCTGAGGCACCTACTGTCAAGGCCTCCTGTGGCTTCTTT ACAGAGCTGCTGCCTCGGTGTGGGGAAGTAGAGTCTGTGGGAAAGGTGGTACAGGAAGACGGTCGTATGCTGCTCATAGCAGTGCTGGAG GCCATTGGGGGCCAGGCCTCCCGCAGCCTCATGGACTGCTTTGCCGACATCCTGTTCGCCCTGAACAAgcactgcttcagcctcctgagcatgtGGATCAAGGAGGCCCTGCAGCCACCTGGTTTCccctctgcccgcctcagccctgAACAGAAGGATACCTTCAGCCAGCAGATCCTTCG cGAGCGAGTGAACAAGAGGCGGGTGAAGGAGATGGTGAAGGAGTTCACACTGCTGTGCCGGGGTCTCCATGGCACAGATTACACAGCTGACTACTGA